GCCCCGACTCGACACCTACACCCTTGCCCCCATGAAGCCGGTCGCCATTCGCGCCCGCGACGGCCTCACCCTCCACTCCTACCTTACCCTCCCCGTCGGCGTCCCGCCCACTAACCTCCCCATGGTCCTCAATGTCCATGGCGGACCCTGGGCCCGAGACACCTGGGGACTCGATCCCACGGCCCAGTGGTACGCCAACCGCGGCTACGCCGTCCTCCAGGTCAACTTCCGCGGCTCCACCGGCTATGGAAAGAACTTCCTCAACGCCGGCAACCGCCAGTGGGGCCTCAAAATGCACGATGACCTCATCGACGCCGTCCGTTGGGCCGTCGACCAGCGCATCGCCAACCCCGCCCGCGTCGCCATCACCGGCGGTTCCTACGGCGGCTACGCCACCCTCGCCGGCCTCGCCTTCACCCCCGACGTCTTCGCCTGCGGCGTGGACATCGTCGGTCCCTCCAACCTGGAAACCCTCCTCCGCTCCATCCCCCCGTACTGGAAACCCGTGCTCAGCATGTTCAATGTCCGCATCGGCAACGTGAACGACCCCGCCGATGCGGAATTGATCCGCAACGCCTCGCCCCTCTTCCGCGCCCACCAGATCCAACGCCCCCTCCTCATCGGTCAGGGCGCCAATGATCCCCGCGTCAAACAACCGGAAAGCGAACAGATCGTCGCCGCCATCGAGAAGAACGGCGGCAGCGTCGTGTACGTCCTCTACCCCGACGAAGGCCATGGCTTCGCCCGTCCCGAAAACCGCCTCGACTTCCAGGGCCGCGAGGAACAGTTCCTCGCCCGCCACCTCGGAGGGCGCTATGAACCCATGACCGCAGATCCCCACCCCGGTTCCTCCGCCGTCGTCCGCATCCTTGAACCCCGGCCCCGTTGAATTCCAAACCGCATCCGCCCCATCCCCCCGTCTCCGGCCTGCCACAATAGAAGTGACCCTTCGACCCGCCTCGATACCCTGCCCACCTTCCATGCCGATGGAGGCCCGTTCGTCGTCGTCCACCCACGACCCCCACCCCACCCGTGCAATCCCTCGTCGTCCCGTTCGACCGCGCCGCCCGCCCGGTCGATCCCGGCGGGCTCCGTGCCCTGATCCGGCCCCTCCGCGACGCTGCCATCACCGACCTCCTGGTCTTCGCCCACGGCGCCTGCCGTGATACCAACGAGGCCCGGGAACTCGCCACCCGCCTCGCCGCCTCGCTCGGCTCAGCCCTCGCCCACGTCCCTCCCTCGTCTCCCGCACGCGCCTTCGCGCTGGCCCTGATCGCCTGGCCGACCCGGGCAGCACACGATCCTGCCCATGTGGACAACCCCGCCCCCGGTGACCCCGGGGCCGGCCTCCGTGCCCTCGCCGGCGAAATCGATGAGTTCCGAATCTGGCTCGGACCCGAAGCCGAATCCGAGACCACCGAACTCGCCCGACTGGCCCCCGAACTCCCCGACCGCCCCGAAGCCCGCGAGGCCTTCGTCCAGCATGCCATCACCCTCTTCGCCCGCGCCGTCGGAGGCCACCGCGGCACCACCCTCCCACTCGTCCCGGAGGAGGAACCGCCCGCGCTCGCCACATTGACCCCACACGAAATCCTCGAACGCCTTCGCCCCCCAGTCCCCACCAACGACCCCGCCTCACCCGCCCCGCCCGGCACCCATCCAGGTTCCTTTGCCGACGGTGCCCGCCGGTTCCTCGAATTCGGCGCCAGCTATGCCTTGCGCGTCCTCGCGGACCAGATCGGCGAAAAAGGTCTCGCCCCCCTCCTCCAGCAGCTCGCCGGCGACCTCCCCGCACTGCGCCTTCACCTCGGTGGTCATGGCCTCGGCGCCCGTCTGGTCCTCGCCGCCGCCCATGCCGCCGAAGATCCCGCCATCCAAACCCTCTCCCTCCTCCAGGCCGCCGTTTCCCAATTTGCCTTCACCGCCGATTATCGCCCCGGACAGGACGGCTCCTTCCGCCGGATCATCGCCCACCGCCGCATCCGCGGCCCCATCCTGGTCACCCGCTCCCGACACGACGCCATCCTCGTCCGCGCCACCGCCCTCGCCTCCATGCTCGCCGCGCCGACCGAAACCGCCCCCGCACCATTCTCCAGCCTCTACGGCAGCCTCGGCACCCATGGCGCCCGCAAACTTGCCCCCGCCGAACACGCCAACGGCCTCCTCGGCGATCCCCATTTCATTGCGGCCCACGCCGAACTCGCCCTCCTCAACCTCCATGCCGACGCCCAGATCCGAAGGCACCACGACGTCACCGGACCGGCCGTTGGCAACGCCATCCTGACCGCCATCCACCGGACCCCCTGACCGCTCTCAACGCGCCGACCCCGGCAGGTGCCGAACGCCAAGCTTCTCCGGGTTCTCCACCTCGAACAGCAGCGTGGTCCGCGAATCCGTCTGCGCATTCCGAATTTCCATGTCGCGCAATTCGTAACGCGATCCCACCCGCGCAAAGCTCCCCGGCGAAAACTCCTTCAGCAACCGGTTCGACAAATCATACGCCTCCGCCCGCACAATCCCCCCCGTCTCCTCGTCGATCCATGTCACCACCCTCCGGTACGCCCCGGGTGCCGGATTCGGATTCCGGCTCTCCAGGATCTGGCAACTCCGCGTGCGGCGCGTCTCCCGTCCGATCACCCGCTGTTCCGGCCAGTGCAGAAATCCCATCCCCAGGTCCATGAACCAGAAGTCCGTCCCCGCAAATGCCGTGAACAGCTCGTCCGCCCGTTCCAAACGCCGCTCCGCAACATTCCCGTCCCGTGTCGTCCGCTGCAGCACGAATTGGGGTGCCGCCTCCGGCCGCGCCACCACCTGCAACGCCTCCCGCCTCCCGTCCGGAAATCGCGCCCGGTACACCGTGCTCCACCCGTTCGTCCCCAGGACCACCCCCACCTCCACCGGAATCGTCTGCCGCCGGCCATCCGCCGCCCGCAGCCGCAAAGTCCCGTTCGAGGACGTCGGCCCCGCCGGCCGCTGGGAACGCACCTCCGCCGCCAAGGCGCGACCCCGTTCCTCTTCCCGGCTCAGGGTCTGTCCCCCCAAGGGCAACATCCACCCCGGCAGGGTGGCCAAGAACACCATCCAGACAATTCGCTTCACGATTTTTTCAGGGCTTGCGGCAGAGCCTGCTCCACCGACTCGACGAAGATGGCCCGAATCTGATCCCGCGCCTCCCGCGGCAGCTCCGGCCAGTCCTTCCGATTCGCCTCCGGCAGAATCACCCGCCGCACCCCGTGCCGCAACCCCGCCAGCAGCTTCTCCTTGATTCCCCCCACAGGCAGCACCCGCCCCCGCAAACTGATCTCCCCCGTCACCGCGGTATCCTCCCGCACGCACCGCCCGCTGAACAGCGACGCCAATGCCACGCACAACGCCAGCCCCGCGCTCGGCCCGTCCTTCGGCGTCGCCCCCGCCGGCACATGAATGTGCAAATCGTACCGCTCGTGGTCCCCCGCCGCCACGCCATAGGGCTCCGATTGCCCGCGCAGCAAACTCAACGCCGCGTGCGCGCTCTCCTTCATCACCTCCCCCAGGGAACCCGTCAGAATCAACTTCCCAGCCCCCGGCATCCGGCTGGCCTCGATATGCAGCAATTCACCCCCCACCGGCGTCCAAGCCAGCCCCATCGCAATCCCCGGCTGTCCCATCGGCGTCCGACCTTCCCCAAGAAATCGCGGCGGACCCAGCAGCGACGCCAGATCCTCCGGCCGCGCCACAAACGGCTCCCGCTTTCGCTTCCCTCCCGCCAGTCGCCGCGCCGCCTTCCGCAGGACCGAGGCAATCTCCCGGTTCAACTGCCGGACCCCCGCCTCCCGGGTGTAATCCTCGATCATCCGCCGCAGCGTCGGAAGCCCCAGCCGAACCTCACGCGCCGTCAAGCCATGCTCCTCCAGCGACCTCGGCAGCAGATGCCGCCGCACGATCTGCAGCTTCTCGTCCAGCGTGTAACTCGGCAGGTCGATCA
The Verrucomicrobiia bacterium genome window above contains:
- a CDS encoding outer membrane lipoprotein-sorting protein; the encoded protein is MKRIVWMVFLATLPGWMLPLGGQTLSREEERGRALAAEVRSQRPAGPTSSNGTLRLRAADGRRQTIPVEVGVVLGTNGWSTVYRARFPDGRREALQVVARPEAAPQFVLQRTTRDGNVAERRLERADELFTAFAGTDFWFMDLGMGFLHWPEQRVIGRETRRTRSCQILESRNPNPAPGAYRRVVTWIDEETGGIVRAEAYDLSNRLLKEFSPGSFARVGSRYELRDMEIRNAQTDSRTTLLFEVENPEKLGVRHLPGSAR